The following are encoded together in the Bradyrhizobium algeriense genome:
- a CDS encoding ABC transporter substrate-binding protein codes for MRRRHVLGAGLAIAVAGMAGSAMAQSEIKIGEINSYSLLPAFTEPYRKGWQLAVEEVNAAGGINGKKLVVISKDDGGKPADAQTAANELVSSENVAMLTGTFLSNIGLAVSDFANQKKVFFLAAEPLTDAITWSKGNRYTFRLRPSNYMQAAMLVEEAAKLPAKRWATIAPNYEYGQSAVAVFKKLMSEKRPDIQWVDEQWPPQGKIDAGPVVQAVASANPEAILNVTFGADLVKLVREGNTRGLFKGRSVVSFLTGEPEYLDPLKDETPEGWIVTGYPWYDIKTPDHDKFLKAYQAKYNDYPRLGSIVGYQTIKAAAAILAKANSTDPEKLIAATEGLSMPSPFGEITFRKIDHQSTLGAYVGKTALKDGKGVMVDSVYRKGADYLPGDAEVAKLRPKD; via the coding sequence ATGCGACGTAGACACGTACTTGGAGCAGGTTTGGCGATCGCGGTTGCCGGCATGGCCGGCAGCGCCATGGCACAGAGCGAGATCAAGATCGGCGAGATCAACAGCTATTCGCTGTTGCCTGCCTTCACCGAGCCCTATCGCAAGGGCTGGCAGCTCGCGGTCGAGGAAGTCAACGCCGCGGGCGGCATCAACGGCAAGAAGCTCGTCGTCATCTCCAAGGATGACGGCGGCAAGCCGGCAGACGCGCAGACCGCGGCCAACGAACTGGTCTCGAGCGAGAACGTGGCGATGCTGACCGGCACGTTTCTCTCCAACATCGGTCTGGCCGTCAGCGATTTCGCCAACCAGAAGAAAGTATTCTTCCTGGCGGCAGAACCTTTGACCGACGCCATCACCTGGTCCAAGGGCAATCGCTACACATTCCGGCTTCGTCCTTCCAACTACATGCAGGCGGCGATGCTGGTGGAAGAAGCCGCCAAACTGCCGGCCAAGCGCTGGGCGACGATTGCGCCGAACTATGAATACGGCCAGTCGGCGGTCGCGGTGTTCAAGAAGCTGATGTCGGAGAAGCGTCCGGACATCCAGTGGGTCGACGAGCAGTGGCCGCCGCAGGGCAAGATCGACGCCGGCCCGGTAGTGCAGGCGGTTGCATCAGCCAACCCTGAGGCGATCTTAAATGTCACCTTCGGCGCCGATCTCGTAAAACTCGTGCGCGAGGGCAATACGCGCGGCCTGTTCAAGGGACGCTCGGTGGTGTCCTTCCTCACCGGCGAGCCGGAATATCTCGATCCGCTCAAGGACGAGACGCCCGAGGGCTGGATCGTCACGGGTTACCCCTGGTACGACATCAAGACGCCGGACCATGACAAGTTCCTGAAAGCCTATCAGGCCAAGTACAACGACTATCCGCGTCTCGGCTCGATCGTCGGCTACCAGACCATCAAGGCCGCTGCGGCGATCCTTGCGAAGGCCAACTCGACCGATCCGGAGAAGTTGATTGCCGCGACCGAAGGCCTGTCGATGCCATCGCCGTTCGGCGAGATCACCTTCCGCAAGATCGATCACCAGTCCACGCTTGGCGCCTATGTCGGCAAGACCGCGCTGAAGGACGGCAAGGGCGTGATGGTGGACTCGGTCTATCGCAAGGGGGCGGATTATCTCCCTGGTGATGCGGAGGTTGCCAAGCTGCGCCCGAAGGATTGA
- a CDS encoding ABC transporter permease — protein MAFYFVQFLTGLASAASLFLVASGLSIIFGVTRIVNFAHGAFYMLGAYVAFTLTERFSGALGFWGGIVVAALVVAAVGVLVEMVLLRRIYHAPELFQLLATFGLTLMVQDIVVLIWGPDDLLGRRAPGFKGAVDFFGQNIPSYDLFLIGLSPVVLGVLWLLFQRTRWGVLVRAATQDRDMVAALGVNQKWLFTSVFALGVFLAALGGALQIPRDAVHHALDLRIIVDVFVVVVIGGLGSIIGAFVAAVLVSELNAFGILIFPKISIILVFLVMAVVLIVRPWGLFGKPEAAARRTPGLTVNPWRPLTSGERLMSIGALVLAAMLPLFAGNYALTVGSEIAIFVIFAASLHFLMSVGGLASFGHAAYFGLGAYGVAFLAKAAGLPMIVSLLLGPLLGLLGAAVFGFFAVQLSGVYFAMLTLAFAQIVWSIAFQWVTVTGGDNGILGVWPDKWAAGPASFYWLSLAIAALAVTVLRVIVFSPFGFALRATRDSPLRSEAIGINGKRVQWTAFVISGTVAGIGGALFAYLKGSVFPDSLGISLSVDALVMVLLGGVETVSGAVIGAIVFKAANIWLVSQTDLSKLVLGGFIVLMVVAFPKGIVGTLEAIWNRRRSSDDKKSALATSRVEVAE, from the coding sequence ATGGCCTTTTACTTCGTTCAGTTCCTGACCGGTCTCGCCAGCGCGGCGTCGCTGTTTCTGGTTGCGTCGGGGTTGTCGATCATCTTCGGCGTGACGCGGATCGTGAATTTCGCCCATGGCGCGTTCTACATGCTCGGCGCCTATGTCGCGTTCACGCTGACCGAGCGTTTCTCCGGCGCGCTCGGTTTTTGGGGCGGCATCGTCGTCGCGGCACTGGTCGTCGCCGCGGTCGGCGTGCTGGTCGAGATGGTGCTGCTACGGCGAATCTATCATGCGCCGGAACTGTTCCAGTTGCTCGCGACCTTCGGCCTGACCTTGATGGTCCAGGATATCGTGGTGCTGATCTGGGGACCCGACGATCTGCTCGGCCGCCGCGCGCCCGGCTTCAAGGGCGCGGTCGATTTCTTCGGACAGAATATCCCGAGCTACGATCTGTTCCTGATCGGGCTCAGTCCGGTCGTGCTCGGCGTGCTCTGGCTGTTGTTCCAGCGCACGCGCTGGGGCGTGCTGGTGCGCGCGGCAACGCAGGACCGCGACATGGTGGCGGCGCTCGGCGTCAATCAGAAATGGCTGTTCACCAGCGTGTTTGCACTCGGCGTCTTTCTCGCAGCGCTCGGCGGCGCGCTGCAGATTCCGCGCGATGCCGTGCATCACGCGCTGGACCTGCGCATCATCGTCGACGTGTTCGTGGTGGTGGTGATCGGCGGGCTCGGCAGCATCATCGGCGCCTTCGTCGCCGCCGTGCTGGTGTCCGAACTGAACGCCTTCGGCATTCTCATATTCCCGAAAATCTCCATCATCCTGGTATTCCTGGTGATGGCGGTCGTGCTGATCGTGCGGCCATGGGGCCTGTTCGGCAAGCCGGAGGCCGCCGCACGCCGCACGCCGGGGCTGACCGTCAATCCGTGGCGACCGCTGACCTCGGGCGAGCGGCTGATGTCGATCGGCGCGCTGGTCCTTGCGGCCATGCTGCCGCTGTTCGCAGGAAATTACGCGCTGACCGTCGGCTCGGAGATTGCGATCTTCGTGATCTTTGCCGCAAGCCTGCATTTCCTGATGTCGGTCGGAGGGCTCGCCTCGTTTGGACATGCGGCCTATTTCGGCCTTGGCGCCTATGGCGTTGCGTTCCTCGCCAAGGCGGCGGGACTGCCGATGATCGTGTCGCTGCTGCTGGGCCCCTTGCTGGGCTTGCTCGGTGCAGCCGTGTTCGGCTTCTTCGCCGTGCAACTATCCGGCGTCTATTTCGCGATGCTGACATTGGCCTTTGCGCAGATCGTCTGGTCGATCGCGTTCCAGTGGGTCACGGTAACCGGCGGTGACAACGGCATTTTGGGCGTCTGGCCAGACAAGTGGGCCGCGGGCCCGGCCAGTTTTTACTGGCTGTCGCTTGCGATCGCCGCGCTCGCGGTGACGGTGTTGCGGGTGATCGTCTTCTCGCCGTTCGGTTTCGCGCTGCGCGCGACACGGGACTCGCCGCTGCGTAGCGAGGCGATCGGCATCAACGGCAAACGCGTACAATGGACGGCCTTCGTCATATCAGGGACGGTTGCAGGGATCGGCGGCGCGCTGTTCGCCTATCTGAAGGGAAGCGTCTTTCCGGACAGCCTCGGCATCTCGCTGTCGGTGGACGCGCTGGTCATGGTGCTGCTCGGCGGCGTCGAGACGGTTTCCGGCGCGGTCATCGGCGCCATCGTGTTCAAGGCGGCGAACATCTGGCTGGTCAGCCAGACCGATCTCTCCAAGCTGGTGCTGGGTGGCTTCATCGTGCTGATGGTGGTGGCGTTCCCCAAGGGAATCGTCGGCACGCTGGAGGCGATCTGGAATCGCCGGCGATCCTCCGACGACAAGAAATCTGCGCTCGCCACCTCCCGGGTAGAGGTTGCCGAATGA
- a CDS encoding 6-hydroxynicotinate reductase, whose protein sequence is MTDATVAGGDKIRCDACPVMCYIKPGAAGACDRYANHNGELVRVDPHIVLEQTVSHGGRLVPFQAGGGDWDGKIVLEPNVFVTAIGAGTTYPDYKPAPFIVSSEIDGVDMVTVVTEGIFSYCGVKVKIDTDRYLGPETATVRAQGEAIGHLTTSEYGSQMLSLGGVHHLTGGSKKEGRVTCDALMDLSNCKPVELTIDGGATVVVQAGYPPIVNGVAEERMRVGCGSATIGMFAKQWHGKVDEVVVVDDHITGVLSEHQAGKLLDIPDTGIKMKGRRSTPGRYFQVADPGTGWGGTNISDPLSVLGPFNPKEARPGLTMLMVSTTGEHAAYYELDEALRPIEKQMPPDLRFSVERIQENCEPALCTVLFMGGAGGSLRAGVTDNPVRLTRSVKDALTRVTSGGAPVYVWPGGGITFMVDVTQMPAGAFGYVPTPALVAPIEFTLRLSDYAALGGHMDHVRPLASLRDNTELRPMPYIPGRRT, encoded by the coding sequence ATGACCGATGCGACCGTCGCCGGTGGCGACAAGATCCGCTGCGATGCCTGTCCGGTGATGTGCTACATCAAACCGGGCGCGGCCGGCGCGTGCGATCGCTATGCCAATCACAACGGTGAACTGGTGCGCGTCGATCCGCATATCGTGCTGGAACAGACGGTATCGCATGGCGGACGGTTGGTGCCGTTCCAGGCCGGCGGCGGCGATTGGGATGGCAAGATCGTCCTCGAACCGAACGTGTTCGTGACCGCCATCGGCGCCGGCACCACATACCCGGATTACAAGCCCGCGCCCTTTATCGTGTCCTCGGAGATCGATGGCGTCGACATGGTCACCGTCGTGACCGAGGGCATCTTCAGCTATTGCGGCGTCAAGGTGAAGATCGACACTGACCGCTATCTCGGCCCGGAGACGGCGACGGTCCGTGCGCAAGGCGAGGCGATCGGCCATCTGACGACCAGCGAATACGGCTCGCAGATGCTCTCCCTCGGTGGCGTGCATCATCTGACCGGCGGCTCCAAGAAGGAAGGCCGTGTCACCTGCGACGCGCTAATGGACCTCTCCAACTGCAAGCCGGTGGAACTGACGATCGATGGCGGCGCTACCGTCGTGGTGCAGGCCGGTTATCCCCCCATCGTCAATGGGGTTGCCGAAGAGCGCATGCGGGTGGGCTGCGGCTCGGCGACGATCGGCATGTTCGCCAAGCAATGGCATGGCAAGGTCGATGAAGTCGTGGTCGTGGACGATCACATCACCGGCGTTCTCTCGGAACACCAGGCCGGCAAGCTGCTCGATATTCCCGATACCGGGATCAAGATGAAGGGGCGGCGCTCGACACCGGGCCGTTATTTCCAGGTCGCCGATCCCGGCACCGGCTGGGGCGGCACCAATATTTCCGATCCGCTGTCAGTGCTGGGGCCGTTCAATCCAAAGGAAGCGCGGCCCGGCCTCACCATGCTGATGGTCTCGACCACGGGCGAGCACGCGGCCTATTACGAGCTTGATGAAGCGCTGCGGCCGATCGAAAAGCAGATGCCGCCCGACCTTCGGTTCTCCGTCGAGCGTATCCAGGAAAATTGCGAACCGGCGCTATGCACGGTGCTGTTCATGGGCGGCGCCGGCGGCTCGCTGCGTGCCGGCGTCACCGACAATCCGGTGCGGCTGACGCGCTCGGTCAAGGATGCGCTGACGCGGGTCACCAGCGGTGGCGCACCGGTCTATGTCTGGCCCGGTGGCGGCATCACCTTCATGGTCGACGTCACGCAGATGCCGGCGGGTGCGTTCGGCTATGTGCCGACGCCGGCGCTGGTGGCGCCGATCGAGTTCACGCTGCGGCTCTCGGATTACGCCGCGCTCGGCGGGCACATGGATCACGTGCGCCCGCTGGCGTCGTTGCGGGATAACACCGAGCTCCGTCCGATGCCTTACATCCCGGGACGGCGCACATGA
- a CDS encoding molybdopterin cofactor-binding domain-containing protein, giving the protein MTAPDTTEDRERLQGTLSVVRPASPVEAVKFETFIRITADGSVTAYNGHVDLGTGIRTALGQIVAEELDVSFARVVVVLGDTSLVPNQGATIASETIQITAVPLRKAAAQARQFLIARAAERLELPVEGLVIEDGLVRGKDNRSVSYGELIAGETIQLELADDVPVKSVDAYNIVGQSVPRVDLPAKATGELVYVHDMRVPGMLHGRVVRPPYAGVDVGDFIGNSLIAVDESSVRDIPGLVAVVRIGDFVGVVAEREENAIKAAAQLKVSWKPVPTLPDLQDIETALRANPSTPRTLIDKGNVDAAIAGAAKPMPRTYIWPYQMHASIGPSCAVADYQEDLTRVWSGTQNPHHLRTELARLIHRREAEIEVIRMEAAGCYGRNCADDVSADAVLLSRAVGRPVRVQLTREQEHAWEPKGTAQLMDVNGGLNADGSVAGYDFATRYPSNGAPTLALLLTGTIPHTPAIFEMGDRTAIPPYDYDNLRVVANDMPPIVRASWLRGVSALPNTFAHESWIDECADEAGVDPIEYRLRYLKDPRAIDLVNAVAERAGWKPRPVRREPEAEGDIVRGRGFAYALYVHSKFPGYGAAWSAWIADVAVNKATGDVSVTRVVAGQDSGLMINPEGVRHQIHGNVIQSTSRALMEEVSFDRTSVTAREWGAYPIIKFPEVPEIDVLMLPRQDQPPLGVGESASVPSAAAIANAIFDATGVRFRELPFTPERILRRLHGEEQHAPEALPSPTSAPQPDLNRWQNPFAGRRGVFATAAALCAAAIGIGAAVLPWRAIAPIARPDASVYSAATIARGQQLAALGDCAVCHTSANGILNAGGKPLPTPFGTIYSTNITPDVETGIGAWSYPAFERAMREGIHRDGRHLYPAFPYTHFARTTDADMQALYAYLMAQPAVRAEAPQNALALPFNVRPLMAGWNALFHKPTLFQADPTRSEIWNRGAYLVEGLGHCSACHSPRNALGAERANAYLAGGFAEGWEAPALTSLSQAPIPWSEGELYAYLRTGESRLHGVAAGPMAPVVKELTALPDSDIRAMSVYLASFNETSMDPAAQQALAARLESSTGTRASAASSTGARLYQGACAVCHEVGGAPLFGSRPSLALNSNLQSAVPDNLIQLILHGIAKPAATDLGYMPAFKDSLTDGQIAELAAYLRRQFAPDKPAWTGIQAAVGRIRQE; this is encoded by the coding sequence ATGACGGCTCCCGACACGACCGAGGATCGCGAACGTCTGCAGGGAACGCTGTCCGTCGTTCGTCCCGCCTCCCCCGTCGAAGCCGTCAAGTTCGAGACCTTCATCAGGATCACCGCCGACGGATCGGTCACCGCCTATAACGGCCATGTCGATCTCGGCACCGGCATTCGCACCGCGCTCGGACAGATCGTCGCGGAGGAACTCGACGTGTCCTTTGCGCGCGTCGTCGTCGTGCTGGGCGATACGTCGCTGGTGCCCAATCAAGGCGCGACGATCGCGAGCGAAACGATCCAGATCACCGCCGTGCCGCTGCGCAAGGCCGCTGCGCAGGCACGGCAGTTCCTGATCGCACGTGCGGCGGAGCGGCTGGAGCTTCCGGTCGAAGGACTCGTCATCGAGGACGGCCTGGTCCGCGGCAAGGACAACCGCAGCGTCAGCTATGGCGAACTGATTGCGGGCGAGACCATCCAGCTTGAACTGGCCGATGATGTTCCCGTGAAGTCTGTTGATGCCTACAACATTGTCGGCCAATCCGTGCCGCGCGTCGATCTGCCGGCGAAGGCAACCGGCGAATTGGTCTACGTTCACGACATGCGCGTGCCCGGCATGCTGCATGGCCGCGTCGTTCGTCCACCCTATGCCGGCGTCGATGTCGGTGATTTCATCGGCAACAGCCTGATCGCGGTCGACGAGTCCTCCGTGCGCGACATCCCCGGACTTGTCGCCGTTGTGAGGATCGGCGACTTCGTCGGCGTCGTCGCCGAGCGCGAGGAAAATGCGATCAAGGCCGCAGCGCAGTTGAAGGTTTCCTGGAAGCCGGTGCCGACGCTGCCCGACCTGCAGGACATCGAGACCGCGCTGCGTGCCAATCCGTCGACGCCGCGGACACTGATCGACAAGGGCAATGTCGACGCGGCGATTGCCGGTGCGGCGAAGCCGATGCCGCGAACCTACATCTGGCCGTACCAGATGCACGCTTCGATCGGCCCTTCCTGCGCGGTTGCCGATTATCAGGAGGATCTGACGCGGGTCTGGTCCGGCACGCAGAACCCGCACCATCTGCGCACCGAGCTGGCACGGCTGATCCATCGCCGCGAAGCCGAGATCGAGGTGATCCGGATGGAGGCCGCCGGCTGCTACGGCCGCAACTGCGCCGATGACGTTTCTGCCGACGCAGTGCTGCTGTCGCGCGCCGTCGGCCGGCCCGTTCGCGTGCAATTGACGCGTGAGCAGGAACATGCGTGGGAGCCAAAGGGCACCGCACAGTTGATGGATGTCAATGGCGGGTTGAACGCCGACGGCAGCGTCGCCGGTTATGATTTTGCCACGCGCTATCCATCGAACGGCGCACCGACGCTGGCGCTGCTGCTGACCGGTACCATCCCGCACACGCCGGCGATCTTCGAGATGGGCGACCGCACCGCGATCCCGCCCTACGATTACGACAATCTGCGCGTGGTGGCCAACGACATGCCGCCGATCGTGCGCGCCTCCTGGCTGCGCGGCGTCTCGGCGCTGCCGAACACTTTTGCGCATGAATCCTGGATCGACGAATGCGCCGATGAAGCCGGCGTCGACCCGATCGAGTACCGCCTGCGCTATCTGAAGGACCCGCGCGCGATCGATCTCGTCAATGCGGTCGCCGAGCGCGCCGGCTGGAAGCCACGGCCGGTACGGCGGGAACCGGAAGCCGAAGGCGACATCGTTCGTGGGCGCGGCTTTGCCTACGCTCTCTATGTGCACAGCAAGTTTCCGGGCTATGGCGCGGCGTGGTCGGCGTGGATCGCCGATGTCGCCGTCAACAAGGCGACCGGCGATGTCAGCGTGACGCGCGTCGTGGCGGGACAGGACTCCGGCCTGATGATCAACCCGGAAGGCGTGCGCCACCAGATCCACGGCAACGTCATCCAGTCGACCAGCCGCGCGCTGATGGAGGAAGTGTCGTTCGATCGCACGTCGGTGACGGCGCGAGAATGGGGCGCCTACCCCATCATCAAATTCCCGGAGGTGCCCGAGATCGACGTGTTGATGCTGCCGCGGCAGGACCAGCCGCCGCTCGGCGTCGGTGAGTCCGCCTCCGTCCCCAGCGCGGCTGCCATCGCCAACGCCATCTTTGATGCGACGGGTGTGCGCTTTCGCGAATTGCCGTTCACGCCGGAACGTATCTTGCGGCGATTGCACGGCGAGGAACAGCATGCACCGGAAGCGTTGCCGTCGCCGACATCCGCGCCGCAGCCCGACCTGAACAGGTGGCAAAATCCTTTTGCCGGACGCCGCGGCGTGTTCGCGACAGCCGCAGCCCTGTGCGCCGCCGCGATCGGTATCGGCGCCGCCGTCTTGCCGTGGCGCGCGATCGCGCCGATCGCGCGGCCCGATGCCTCGGTCTATTCGGCCGCGACCATCGCCCGCGGCCAGCAACTCGCCGCCCTCGGTGACTGCGCGGTCTGCCACACCTCGGCGAACGGTATCCTCAACGCCGGTGGCAAGCCGTTGCCTACGCCTTTCGGTACGATCTATTCGACCAACATTACGCCCGATGTCGAAACCGGAATCGGCGCGTGGTCCTATCCCGCCTTCGAGCGCGCGATGCGGGAGGGAATCCATCGCGACGGCCGGCATCTCTATCCGGCATTTCCCTACACGCATTTCGCCAGGACCACTGACGCCGACATGCAGGCGCTCTACGCCTATCTAATGGCGCAGCCGGCGGTGCGCGCGGAGGCGCCGCAGAATGCGCTGGCGTTACCGTTCAACGTTCGTCCGCTGATGGCGGGGTGGAACGCGCTGTTCCACAAACCGACTCTATTCCAGGCCGACCCGACGAGATCCGAGATATGGAATCGCGGGGCCTATCTCGTCGAAGGCCTCGGCCATTGCAGCGCCTGCCATTCGCCGCGCAATGCACTGGGCGCGGAGAGGGCGAACGCCTATCTCGCCGGCGGATTTGCGGAAGGCTGGGAAGCTCCTGCGCTGACGTCGCTGTCGCAGGCGCCGATCCCGTGGAGTGAGGGTGAACTTTACGCTTACCTGCGAACCGGCGAGTCGCGGCTTCACGGCGTCGCCGCCGGGCCGATGGCGCCCGTCGTAAAGGAGCTCACAGCACTTCCAGATTCCGATATCCGCGCCATGTCGGTCTATCTCGCTTCGTTCAATGAGACCTCCATGGATCCCGCGGCGCAGCAAGCGCTCGCCGCGAGACTGGAATCCTCGACCGGCACGCGCGCGTCGGCAGCCTCCAGCACCGGCGCCCGGCTCTATCAGGGCGCCTGCGCGGTGTGCCACGAAGTCGGCGGCGCGCCGCTGTTCGGCAGCCGGCCGTCGCTGGCGCTGAACAGCAATCTGCAGAGCGCCGTGCCTGATAATCTGATCCAGCTCATCCTGCATGGCATCGCCAAGCCGGCCGCAACCGACCTCGGCTATATGCCGGCCTTCAAGGACAGCCTGACCGACGGCCAGATCGCGGAACTGGCCGCTTATCTGCGGCGGCAATTCGCCCCGGACAAGCCTGCCTGGACCGGTATCCAGGCGGCAGTCGGACGGATTCGGCAGGAATAG
- a CDS encoding UPF0280 family protein, whose amino-acid sequence MKRLRQIALLPDGKRLHLQDGPIDLVIEAKGREGDVSAAYEAAARRFTGLLDELCEELVELRMAADPIRCPLKGVVARRMHAAVVPFATEEFITPMAAVAGSVAEEILGVMLAAARLDRAYVNNGGDIALHLTGGEQFTVGLMDRPDRHGLMRTIDIDADDPVRGVATSGRHGRSFSLGIADAVTVLAKTASQADAAATIIANAVDLPDHPAIIRCPANELQPDSDLGARLVTRDVGVLGESEIDDALRAGVSRAQQLLAAGLIEGAALRLLGETAVVGATGIKAGAPPAFHGSALERTAHV is encoded by the coding sequence ATGAAACGGCTGCGGCAAATCGCGCTTCTTCCTGACGGCAAGCGGCTGCATTTGCAGGACGGTCCGATCGATCTGGTTATCGAGGCGAAGGGCAGGGAAGGCGATGTGAGCGCTGCGTATGAGGCGGCGGCGCGGCGCTTTACCGGCCTGCTGGATGAACTCTGCGAGGAGTTGGTTGAACTCCGAATGGCCGCCGATCCGATTCGATGCCCACTGAAGGGCGTCGTCGCGCGCCGCATGCATGCGGCTGTCGTGCCTTTTGCGACCGAAGAGTTCATCACGCCGATGGCAGCGGTGGCAGGGAGCGTCGCGGAGGAGATTCTAGGCGTGATGCTTGCCGCCGCACGGCTCGACCGCGCCTACGTCAACAATGGCGGTGACATCGCGCTGCATCTCACCGGCGGCGAGCAGTTTACCGTGGGCCTGATGGATCGGCCCGACCGGCATGGCCTGATGCGAACGATTGACATCGACGCCGACGATCCGGTGCGGGGCGTCGCGACCAGCGGGCGGCACGGCCGCAGTTTTTCGCTGGGGATCGCGGATGCCGTCACCGTGCTGGCGAAAACGGCATCTCAGGCAGATGCCGCCGCCACGATCATCGCCAACGCGGTCGATCTGCCCGACCATCCCGCGATCATCCGTTGCCCGGCGAACGAACTGCAGCCCGATAGCGATCTCGGCGCGCGTCTTGTTACCCGCGATGTCGGCGTGCTCGGGGAGAGTGAAATCGACGACGCATTGAGGGCAGGGGTGAGCCGGGCACAGCAATTGCTTGCGGCGGGATTGATCGAAGGTGCGGCCTTGCGTCTACTAGGCGAGACGGCCGTGGTGGGTGCAACAGGGATCAAGGCAGGCGCGCCGCCGGCGTTTCATGGAAGCGCACTGGAAAGAACAGCGCATGTTTGA
- a CDS encoding amino acid synthesis family protein, translating to MGAIIRKIVTVVEETHLEMGQKVAPPTRRAAAIAVIENPFAGRYVEDLSPLIEIGEELGDLLSKRAVAALGIDGAMAHSYGKAAAVGENGELEHAAAILHPKMGAPVRKVLSKGAALIPSSKKRSGPGTTLDIPLGHKDAAFVRSHFDGMEVQINDAPRANEIMVAVAVTDSGRPLPRVGGLTVSEVKGEDGLR from the coding sequence ATGGGCGCGATCATTCGCAAGATCGTCACGGTGGTCGAGGAGACCCATCTCGAGATGGGTCAGAAGGTTGCGCCGCCGACCCGGCGCGCAGCGGCGATCGCCGTGATTGAGAATCCCTTTGCAGGCCGCTACGTCGAGGATCTCTCGCCGTTGATCGAAATCGGTGAGGAGCTCGGCGATCTACTTTCCAAAAGAGCGGTGGCGGCGCTCGGCATCGACGGCGCCATGGCGCACAGCTACGGCAAGGCCGCAGCCGTCGGCGAAAACGGCGAACTGGAACACGCGGCCGCGATCCTGCATCCGAAGATGGGCGCGCCGGTGCGGAAAGTTTTGAGCAAGGGCGCAGCGCTGATCCCGTCGTCGAAGAAGCGCAGCGGTCCCGGAACGACGCTGGATATTCCGCTCGGTCACAAGGACGCAGCCTTCGTGCGCAGCCATTTCGACGGCATGGAGGTGCAGATCAACGATGCGCCGCGCGCCAACGAGATCATGGTGGCGGTTGCGGTTACCGACAGCGGCAGGCCGTTGCCTCGGGTCGGTGGACTGACGGTTTCGGAAGTCAAAGGCGAAGACGGTTTAAGATAG
- a CDS encoding (2Fe-2S)-binding protein has translation MTQSTMRLTVNGKTSDVDAAPDTALLYVLRNDLALNGPKYGCGLGECGACAVLIDGVAARSCVIPIEGCTGRDIVTLEGLGTREHPDPVQQAFIREQAAQCGYCLNGMIIATKALLLRSPHPSDDEVLEALRHHLCRCGAHVEIMRAAMRAAGRAVEAQA, from the coding sequence ATGACGCAGAGCACGATGCGCCTGACCGTCAACGGCAAGACCAGCGATGTCGACGCCGCGCCCGACACCGCATTGCTTTACGTCCTGCGCAACGACCTCGCCTTGAACGGACCGAAATATGGCTGCGGTCTCGGCGAATGCGGCGCCTGCGCGGTGCTGATCGACGGCGTCGCCGCGCGCTCCTGCGTGATCCCGATCGAGGGCTGCACCGGGCGCGACATCGTGACGCTCGAAGGTCTCGGCACGCGCGAGCATCCCGATCCCGTGCAGCAGGCCTTCATCCGCGAACAGGCTGCGCAATGCGGCTACTGCCTCAACGGCATGATCATAGCGACCAAGGCCTTGTTGTTGCGTTCCCCTCACCCGTCGGACGATGAAGTGCTGGAAGCGCTCCGCCATCATCTCTGCCGCTGCGGTGCGCATGTCGAGATCATGCGTGCGGCGATGCGGGCCGCAGGCCGTGCCGTTGAGGCGCAGGCGTGA